In the Deinococcus fonticola genome, TGCCGTGGCGCGGGGAACTGGTGGTGGGTCTGGTGGTGGGCGAGGCCGAACCGAAGGGTGCCCACCGCCTGCGCGAGGTGGTTCACGTGCTGGACAGACCGGAAAATGGCGGCCCGTGGGTGAATCCCGGCACGGTGGCGGGCGTCATGGCCTGGGCGCACGACTCGCGTATTCCCGCCGGGCTGATCTGGTCTGACCTGCTGGGCGTCGGCTGGGAGTCAGATGACTTCCACCGGGTGCGGGCGGTGGGGGGCGCTGACCTGAGCATGTTCGCCAAGAAGGTGCCGGGCGCGGACTGGACGGACGCCGAACATTTTGCCCCCGCGTTGCTGGACGCCGTGCGTGAGCAGGGGCTTTTGGAGGAAGCGTTCACGCCGAGGCCCCGCCTGAAGACGGTGGTGCAGGCGCGTGAACTGAAGGATGTTCCCCCGGCGGCCCGGACGGCCACGGTCATTCAGGCGATGGAGCCTAATCGGAAACTGACGCCCAAGCAGGCTCACGCCCTGAGCTGGCTCGCGGCGCACGGCCCGGCGGACTCGCTGAGCGCCTGGGCCAAAGGCGCGGAGGTCAGCAACGGCGTGGTCACCAACCTGCTGAACGCGGGCGCGGCAGAGTACGCCTTCGTGCAGGCCCCGCCGCCCGCCGCCTGGGCGTGGCTGCGCGAGAACGGCCCGGTGGATACGGTGGCGGCGTGGGCGCAGGGCGCGGATCTCAGCCCCACGGCGGCGGGGGCGCTGGTGGCACGCGGCTGGGCCGACAGCCTGCGGGTGGAGGCCCCCGCGCCGGACTTGCCCGCGCCCGCCACGCAGGTGGACATTCCGCTGCTGGACGAGCTGCCCGAGGCTCCCGTCTGGCGTTTGCACGGTGGGCGAGCAGCCGAGCGCTTCCGCGCCCTGGCCCCCCGCGTGTCGCGCCTGCTGGGGCAGGGGCGGGGCGTGCTGGTGGTCGCGCCCGATCACGCCACGCTGCGCCGCGCCTGGGATGGCCTTTCCGGGCTGGCGGACGTGAGCGGTACGCGGGCCGTGCAGGTCACCGGAGAATTGAAAGACGTACAACGCGCCGAAACCTGGAGGCTAATTCGCAGCGGCGCGGCGCGGCTGGTCATCGGCAGTTCTCACGCGCTGGTCGCGCCCGTGTCCGACCTGGCGCTGGTGGTAGTGCTGGAGGAGGGCAGCGACGCCCACAAGCTCCTGAGCGGCTCCCGCGCCTTCATTCCCGACGTGGCCAGGCGCATTTCCGCCGCGCAGGACGCCTCTTGCGCCTTCGTCGGCACTGCCCCCGCGGCCGAGAGTGTCCCCGCGCCCGGCAAGGTGCTGGCGCCGCCCCGCGCCCGCGTGCATGTGGTGGATTACGCCAACCCGCCCGAGCAGCCCGAACTGGGGCCGCTGTCCAGCGTTCACCTGACGCCCGGGGATCTGGGGTATCCCCTGAGCCACGACCTGGCCCGTTTGCTGCGGCAGGTGCAGGAGCGCGGTCGGCAGGCGGCCCTGCTGGCGCCCCGGCGCGGGTACTCGGCGCTGCTGCGCTGCCCGAACTGCGAGCACACACCGCACTGCAAGAACTGCGACGTGCCGCTGCGTTTTCACCAGCAGACGCGCGAGATGACCTGCCACCAGTGCGGTTATCACGAGCCCATCCCGGACCGCTGCGACCACTGCGGCGAGCGCATGTGGAAAGCCAAAGGCCCCGGCACCGAGTGGATCGCGCAGGAGGTGCGCCGGCTGCTGCCAGGGTTCCCGGTGTACCGGCTGGACAAGGATCATCAGGACGACCTGGCGCCCATCTACGCGGGGGAGGGCGGCGTGGTGGTGGCGACCCAACTGCTGCTCTCGCAGGACGTGCCGCCCAACCTGGCTTTGATCGGCGTGACGCTGGCGGACACCTGGCTGAACGTGTCGGACTTCCGCGCCAGTGAGCGTTACCACCGCCTGCTGCGGCACCTGCTGGAGTGGCACCCCACCCGCGCCCCCATGCTGCTGGTGCAGACCTTCCAGGCCGATCACCCGGCGCTGAAGGTGGTGGTGGAGGGACGCGACGCCCTCGCTTACCCCCTGGCTGAGGAACGCGCCCGCAAAGAACTGGGCTACCCGCCGCACGCCCGCCTGGCTCAGATCGAGGTGACCGCCCGCGAGGCCGCCCGCGCCAGCGCCGCCGCACACGAACTGGCCGCCGCCCTGCACGGCGCTGGCGCCACGGAACTGGAGGTGCTCGGCCCCGCACCCAGCCCGGTGGCCCGCCTGCGCGGCGTGTACCCGTACCACCTGTTCCTGCGCGTCCGGAACGACACGCGCATGGGTGAACTACTGAAGGTCATCGACTCCCGCACCTGGAAAGCCCGCGTGCGGGTGGACGTGAACCCGCGCGGGGGGCTGTAATGAAGCATGAACTTTCACTCCAACGTTGAAATTCGAGACCTTGGGTCATTACAAACACGCGATGAACAGGCTGAACATCTGGTCGTCTTTTCAAGTGTGCCAGAGGCTTACCTGGAGCTCTACAGGCAGTATGGCGCGGCAACGCTCGTGTTCAGAGGTGAATCTGGGCACGTCACGTATGACATAAAACATCCCATTGAAGCCGCGGAGTTTTACCACCTGTTCCTTGACGATGGTAGGATACCCGCTGATCTTTTCCCCTTTGCCGCTGGAATGGGAGCGACCACCCTCTACGCGGGTGAACTTAAGGGAAAAAATGGAGTGTACTTCTGTTTTGACAGTTATCTAGGGCGAGAAGAAATGGAATTTGTTTCATCCTCTCTACCAGCTCTTTTGATGCGGGGAGAAGGTATAGAGCGCTTGATTGAACTTGAGCGTTAGTAACGAATTGGGGATTTCGCCGTTATCCGAAGCTGATTTCCCACCCAATGCATGGTATTATTCTGTTATGAACGTAATCCGGTTTTATCTGACTGTGCCCCTTCCAGCCAATCTCTAATCTGACGTATGCCCCGCCCGGTCAACCTCACGCTGAGTCGCGGTACGCTCGTCATGTACGACGCGCCGGACGCAGTGGCGCCCCTGTTCACCTGGGACGCCCGCAGCCAGTGCTACCGCGCCAAGGGGCAGGCGTACCGCACCGTCATGGAAACGCTGATGGCCGCCGGCATCCCTGTGCGCGATCAGGCGGCTGACTTCGAGAAACTGACCCTGCCGCTGGCCCGCGAGACGCCGCCTTACCCGCACCAGATTCGTGGCCTGAACGCCTGGAAGAAGGCCAGGCGTCAGGGCGTGGTGGTGCTGCCTACCGGGGGAGGCAAGACCTTCCTGGCGCAGCTCGCCATGCGCGACACGCCCCGCAGCACGCTGATCTGCGTGCCCACCCTCGACCTGATGGGCCAGTGGTACTCAGGACTTCTCGCGGCCTTCCCCGACGCCAACATCGGCCTGCTGGGCGGCGGCAGCCGCGACGAGACGCCCATTCTGATCGCCACCTACGACTCGGCCACGCGCTACGCCGAGGAACTCGCCGGACGCTACGCCCTCTTGATCTGCGACGAGGTTCACCACCTGCCCAGCGACTTTTACCGCACCATTGCGGAGATGAGCCTGGCCCCGTACCGCCTGGGCCTCTCGGCCACGCCCAAACGCTCAGATGGGCGCGAGGCCGACCTGGACACCCTGATCGGCCCCATCGTGTACGCCGCCTCGCCAGACGAACTGGCCGGGAACACCCTCGCGCCGTACCACGAGGAAATCATCAAGGTCAGGCTCAGCCCGAACGAGCAGGCGAAATACGACGACCTGATCCGCCAGCGCAACGATTTTCTGCGGCAGAGCAACATCAATATCTCCTCCATCGACGGCTGGAAGGATTTCATCCGCGCCGGCAGCACCCCCCAGGGCCGCGCCGCCATGCTGGCGCACAACCAGGCCAAGAACCTCGCGTACGGCACCGAGGGGAAACTGCGCGTCATGGAGGAACTTCTCGCCAACCACGCCGACGAGCGGGCCATCATCTTCAACCGCGACAACGCCACGGTGTACCGCATCAGCCGCGAGTTCCTGATCCCGTGCATCACGCACGAGACGCCCATGAAGGAACGCCACGCCACCCTGGAAAAATTCAAGGCCGGCGAGTACCAGTGGCTGGTCACCGCCAACGTGCTGGACGAGGGCGTGGACGTGCCGGAAGCCAGCGTGGCCATCGTCCTGTCCGGCACCGCCACCGAGCGGCAGTACATTCAACGCCTGGGCCGCATCCTGAGGCGCTCGAAGAATAAACACGCCGTGCTGTACGAGGTCATCACCGAGGGTACGTCCGAGGAGCGCGTCAGCCAGCGGCGGCGCGGCCTGGACGGGCAGGCGTTCAGCGAACCCGACTGGGAGAACGTGAATGCTCCCCACTGACCTGCTGCGCTTCCGCATCAAGGACGGGCTGGCCCTGCCGTACCGCGTGAAACCCACGCCGACCAACCTCAAAATGGCGGAACTGGTGATCGCCACCTACGAGGGGAACATCGGCAAACGCCGCCTGGAACTGAAGGGGCAACTCGCGGAACTGGAGGCCGGGCGGCAGGACTGGAAGGCCGTGCGCGGCATGGCGCACCTGCTGGGCAACATGAGCACCTTCGAGACGGGTGTGAGCCTGGAACCGGGCATCGTGCGTGCCCGTGCCTTCGCGCTGGCGCAGGGGCAACCCCCCAGCCGCCGCCGCGCCGGGGAACTGCTGGAACAACTCTCCCGCGAACTCCCCAGCCCGCAACCCGTGACCGCCCAGGACGTGCAGGAGGCGCTGTACGGCGACCTGGAAGACCAGCAGCTCCTGACCGTCTTCGACCCGCCCACGCCCGCCGAGCTGTGCCAGCGCCTGGAACTCGCCTACGCCCAGGGGATGCTGTACCGCGCCGTGAACCTGATCATCACCGCGCGGCGCAACGAACCCGCGCACTACAAGCAGATTCTGCGTTACCTGAAGCTGTTCGGCCTGATGGCCACCGTCGAGGGGGACGCCAACCACGGCTTCACCCTCACGCTGGACGGCCCCATGAGCCTCTTCCAGAACACCACCCGCTACGGCCTGGCGATGGCCAAATTTCTGCCCGCGCTGCTGCACGTCACCAAATGGGACTTGAGCGCCACTCTCAAGCCCCTCAAACTCGCCTGGCTGGAGGAACACGACAGCGAATGGTCGTTCCAGTTGACCTCCGAGGACGGCTACGTGAGCCACTACAAGCCCCCCGAGGAACACGACAGCGCCCTGGAGAGCGGCTTCACCGAGCGTTTCCAGAAACTCGACACGCCCTGGCAACTGGAGCGCGAGGTCGACCTGGTGCCGGTGCCCGGCAGCGTGATCCTGCCCGACTTCCGCCTCGTTCACCCTGAAGGCCGCAGCGCCCTGGTCGAGATCGTGGGCTACTGGCGGCCCGACTACCTGCGCAAGAAGTTCGACCTGCTGAAGAAATCAGGCCGTCAGGACGTGATCGTGTGCATCTCCGAGCGGCTGCAACTGGATAAAGCCGGGGTCGACCCCTCGGAACTGGGCGACCGGGCGGTGTGGTTTAAGGGCGTGCTGCCACCCAAAGAAGTGCTGGCGGTAGCGGAACGGGTAGCGGTCATGGCCGCGTAACTGGTGCTCTTCTTCGTGTGGTTATCCGCAATTTGTAGGCCGTTCCAGCCGCATTTAAACCAGCCAGCGTTAACATCCACCAAGCCAGGTCGGGTGAACTTCGCAGCATTTCCGACCAGGTGACCCGCATCAGCAGCGGCACGCCGATCAGCAGGGCGATCAGGCCCAGAAGCTCCCAAGCGATCTCACGCGAGAGCGCGGCCCGAGGTCGTTCCTGTGCGGGGACCCTCCAGCGTTTCAGGCCCAGCAGTTTCCGGAGTTCTGCCCACAGAACCAGGGCAGCGGCCAGCGTGACCACCAGGTACATCATTGAAAGATTCAGCGTCTGCGAGGGCAGCGGTTGGCCCAGCAGCGAGCGGGCCAAGCCATCCGCCACGCGGTGACTGGTGGCCGCCAGGGGAAACGGTAGCGCCGTGGACGCATTGGTCAGCACCACCACACCCGCCTTCAGGTCAGGCAGCATGACCAGTTTTCCCCGGTAGTGCGGCAGAACGCCGCCGTGGTGAATGACCCGCGTGTTCTGGCCCTGACGGTCAGGCCAGATGCTGACGCGCCAGCCCATCGCGTAAGAAAAACCGTCACCTGGCGCAGTCGGCGTGAACAATCGCTTCAGGCCCTGCCGGGAAATGACGCCGGGAATGCCATCTTCCTGCATCAGCGCCTGAAGGTACGTCGCCAGGTCTGCCGCGCTGCTGATCAGGCCCGCCGTGGGCAGACGATCCCGTTCAAACGGCAGGTTGGCGGCCACCGGAAAGCCGAACCAGTAACGGTGACCGCTGGCTAAATTCAGCGCGTGCGTGCCATCGGTGAAACTGTGCGTCATCTTCAGCGGGTCGAAAATCCGGTGCTGAATGACCTCACCGTAAGGCTCCCTGGTAACGCGCTCAATCAGTACGCCCAGCACCTGATACCCCACGCTGGAGTACGTGTGCTGGGTGCCAGGTGGGTGCTGAAGCTTCACGTTGCTCAGGGCAGGCAGATGCTCGGCCAGCGTGCCCAGATGCTGGGTGGCGGCCACCTGGGCGGGCAGGCCAGAGGTGTGATTCAGCAGTTGCGCCACCGTGATCCGCTGGGAGGCGGCCTCATCTGCCACCCGGAATTCAGGCAAATAACGCTGCACCGGGGCGGTCAGATCCACTTTGCCCTCCTCGACCAGTTGCATGACCGCCAGCGCCGTGAAGGACTTGCTCATGGAACCCAGGACGAATGTCGTCCGGGGCGTCAGTGGCTGCCCCGCCTGACCGTACTGGCGAAACGTCACGCCACCCGGCTGAATGATGGCCAGCGAGACGCCCGGCACGCGATGCGCCTTCATTTCCCGCACCACGTAGGTGTCGATAGCCGCCAGCTCAGGCGGGGATAGGGTGGCTGCGCCTACCGGGAAAGAAGCGCAGGAAGCCACCATCAGGGCCAGAGCACGGCAGACCTTGAACAGTCCTGGCAATAAGGGCGACATGGGTTCCTGAGTTCTCCTTGACCAGCGTTTCTTTTGACGGACACGAGTGAAGCGAGGTCTTGATGGCTGTTGAGCTTCCGCGCCTTCAACATGGGCTTCCAGCATGGCGACCAGGAAGCCTGCCTTTACGGTTGCAGGTTCAGGTCGCGGGTCAGCCAGGCCAGCCGGTCGGCCTGCGCCGCGGCGCTGACCATGTCGTGTCCAGCGTCGTAGAACTTGCGTTCACCTTTCTTCGGGAGGGCGTTCATGATCACCAGTGAGTCGGCCCTGGACACGTAAGGGTCACCGTTGGCGAATTGCCCCAGCACATTCACGTTCTTCAGTTGCGCCAGGTAGTCGGTCAGGTCAAGGACGGCGTTCTGACGCAGGTACTCCACTTTCGAAGTGGGCTGCTTGACGAAGAAAGCCCAGTTGGTGAAACTCTGCGTCATTGCGATCAGCACGGCGCTGCGGACACGGCCATCCAGGGCCATGGCTACGGCTCCGTACATGCCGCCGTAATCGTGGCCGACAAAACCGATGCGCTGGCTGTCCACACCGGGCTGGGCGGCCAGCAGGTCGAAGGCGCGGCGCAGGTCGATCACCTGCTGAATGGACTGGTGGTAATCCTGATCGACGTTCCGGGTGGGATACCAGTCAGGATCGGCCCACATGGCGTTGACCAGCAGCGATACCGTGCCTTTCCGGGCCAGCGTGACCGCTTCCTCCAGAAACTCGCTGCGATCCGAGTTCTTGTCGCCCAGCCAGTGAACCCACAGGACACCCGCGAAGGGGCCGGAGCCGTCGGGAACGACCAGATAGGCTTTCATGGCGGGTCGATCCGGGGACAGTTGAAGGGTGATATCGCGGATGCTGATCCTGTCGCGGCGCTCCAGGCCGTCATCGCTGATGCTGGGTTTGATGTTCGGGTCGTAGTGAAAAAGGGCGGCACGCTGGGCGAAGGTTGGGCTGACAGTCTGGGCCTGGGAAGCGGTGACGGTCATCAGAAAAACTCCGATCAGAACAGCCAAAAAAGAACGTAGGAAGACGGGCCGGGTGAAGGTCATGGTCAACTTCCTTCTGGTCAGTCCCGTGCTGGACTAACCATCTAATTTGTGTACACCGGTTAAGTGTAGAAGGAGGAGGCTTAACCTGTCAAACTGAATTAGGGAGTTACGAAGAAATGGGTTTTGAAGGACTGACTTTGCTGGGCGGACGACTCTGCCTGGACTTCTGCAACACCGCCGCCTACCGCGCCACCGCCCAGGAACAGGAGTTTCTGAAAGGGGGTTACGCCGACCTGCTTGACTGGTGCATCTACGCCGGAACGCTCAGCGAACCCGAATCTACGCGACTGAAAGGGCAGGCACAGAATCATCCAGCGCAGGCGCAGCAGACTTTTCGAGACGCCTTAAAACGGCGGGCCACGCTGTATAGCCTGTTTCATCACCTGGCGCAGGCAGAAGCCATTCCCCCCGAATTCCTGCAAGAACTCAACGCGGCCCAGCAGCATGCCATGAGCCGTCGCCAGTTGATCCGCCAGCCGGACGGTACCTTCACCTGGACGTGGTTGCCCTGCACAGCGCTGTCAGACGTGCTTGACCCCATCGTTGCCTCGGCCAGCGAATTGCTGGTGGAAGGTGACCTGAGCCGCGTGCGGCAATGCCCCGGTTGCGGCTGGCTCTTCTACGACAGCAGCCGCAACCGTTCACGCACCTGGTGCGACATGCAGTTCTGCGGCAACCGGGCCAAAGCCCGCCGTCACCTGGCAAAAATTCGGACTCAAACCACCCCGTCTGCTAATACGGGGCCGGGTAAAGCGTGAGGCGCAGCAGGTAATTGCTGTCCTGCCCGGTTCGTTCAGCCTGCGCCTGATAAATGGCCCACAGTTGCGCCTGTAACGTCTTCGCTTCCTCAAAGGTCAATTTCAGTGGCGTATGAAGGTCAATGATCGCCGGAGCCTGCCGAGTCTGTAATTGCTCGTGGGTACCCGCGCTCTGCTGTGGGGCAGAGATTTCCGTGACTACACGAGTCTCGTCCGGGTAAACCAGCAGACCCCAGCGCCCCCGCGCCAGCATAGCGGCCCGGCTGGCCCGCACCTTCGCGGTGAAGGCGTCTTCATCCGCGTGTAAAAGCAGGTCAGGGCCGCCGGGAATCAGGTCGCCCGGCACAAACAGCGGCAGCGGTAACCGGTAAATCTTCTGTCGACGGCCTCGCCGGGGTTGTTCCCCCGTAACTTCCAGCAGGCCCGCCCTGACCCCCCGCCGCACGCGGTACAGCACAGCATCCGGTTCCAACCCCAGGCTGTGGGCTGCGCCTGTGACGGTATTGCCCTCGCCACGAAAAGCCGCCAGGACACGCCGGGTGGCCGGATCAATCAGCAGCCTCGCGGCCAGGGGGTTCTGTACGCTCTGCCAGTCGCTCATGCTTCAGGGTAAACGCCACTGGCGCACGTGCGTGTCCTCGCCAGCGGTCAAGGAGAACTGTCCGTCCGGGGTCACGGTGACCCACCATAGTTCCTGATTCACCTGTGCTTGGGCAAGCTGCTTACCCGCCTTGACATCCCAGACGTGAATGCCGCCGTCCTCGCCCACCGCGACCAGTTGCGAGCTGTCAGGGGTGAAAGCTGTCCAGCGCGTGTCCTGCCCCCCCTCCAGCACTTTCAGCAGTCGTCCGGAAGCCGGGTCGCGCAGCAGCACCCGCCCGTCCTGGTGGGCGCAGGCCAGCCGCTTGCCGTCCGGCGAAAGGGTGAGGCCATTGACTTCATCCAGGCCGTAGCCGGGTCGCCTGACATGCGTTTTCGGGACATTTTGTTGCCGCCACAGTTGTTGCCCTGTACGGGCGTTCAGGGCGTACACGGCGCTGTCCTCCTGCCCGGTACTCAGAAACAGGGTCTGGCCGTCCAGACTCCACACGGCGGCCATGACATCCCCCTTCAACTGCCCGGAAGGGCCGCCGGGTTCCACGCGCCAGTGACCGCCCGCATCCCCAAGGGCCAGTTTCTGCCCGTCTGGACTCCACGCCAGCCCGAACACCCGTCCGCCCGGTGACGTGAACTTCTGCGGCGCTTTGCTCAGGTCGTTCCACACAAATGCGCCTTCACTGACGCCCGCCACCGCCAGTTTTCCGGCCTGGCTGAAGGTCGCGCCCCAGCCACCCCCATCCCCACCGGGAAGTTCGCGCAGGCGTTTCAGGGTGACCGGATCATAAAGACCCACGTCCCGGAAGGTGCCCACCACCAGCGTTTTGCCATCCGGCGAGAGCGCCACACTCTGCACGCTGTAAGGCAAGGTGACCTGAGCTGCCTCCCAGAGCGGTGTAACGTCAGCCGCCAGGGCGAAACCCTGGGCCACGGTCAGAAACAACAGCATTCTCCGCATGTCTCAGCTTCCCACCGCTCAATCGGGATCAGAACCCCATTTTTCCGATTGAGGAGCGGCTCCCTGTGGTCACCGCGTGTACACCTTGAACCGCGCCGCCACGTCAAACGTCTTGCAGGCGTCCTCGCCCTGGTACACGGGGGCGACGCACACCGTAATTTTTCCCCCGGTGCTGACGGTGTCCGGCGTGTTCTGCCCGGCGGTGTCGCTGAGTTTGCCCAGTTTGCCGGTCAGTTCAATGGCCTCGTACCCGCGTGAGCTGAGGGCGCGGTGCATCGGGTCGGGGCCGGGGTTGACCAGGGGCGTCAGGGGTTGCCATTTACCTTCGCCCTTGTTGTTCTTGCTGTGCAGGCTGGCGCTGACGCGCGGAATGACGTAGAAGGTGCGCACTCCGGGCCAGCGTTGGCGCAGGGCCAGCGGCATTTTCAGGGTGCAGGTGGGGTAGGTCTCGTCGAGCAGCAGGAAGTTCTCGCGCTGCGACTTAAAATACGTGTCGGTGCAGGTGAAGCTGACCTTCTCACGCGGGATCAGGATGGTGGCGGGGGCCTGCGCAAGGGCTGGAGCGAGGCTCAGGGTGGCGAGGAAAAGCGCGTACTTCATGGTTCCTCCTGGAGAGGTTCGGCGTTCACGGTGTCCGTCGCCGCCGTGTAGGTGCACGAGAAGTCGAGGTGCGTGCCGTCGGGGCGCGCGGCCCAGCCGTCCCAGCGTTTGCCGTCGGGGCTGGGCGTGAATTGGCCCTGGGCTTCGCGCGGGGTGGGAAAACGCAGGTCGGGTTCGCGGGCGTAGGTCTGCTGGGAAACTTCGCCCCGGCAGCGTTCCATCAGGCGGCTGTCGCTGATGCCGCCCCAGGTGTTGTCGGTGACGGGTGGCGGTTGCGGCACCACCAGGAGGTAAAGCACGCCGGCCAGCAGCGGCAGCGTGGGCAGCAGCCAGCGCCAGGGCCACCAGGCCGGGCGGGGCTTCAGGGCCGCGCGGACTTCCTGGCGGTAGGCCAGGGCGGCCTGTTCCCGCTGCTGCCGGGCCAGCTGTTCCTGCTGCGCCTGCGCGTGGGCCAGCTCCTCGGCCTCGATGCGCCGGCGCTGTGCTTCGCTAAGTTGGGCCTCGCTAAGTTGGGCTTCGCTGAGCTGGGCCGGGGAGGGCATACTCCAGAGAGTAGAAGACTCTACAGAGTACGGTCATCATTCCAAAGTGGCAGATAAGGGCAGGCAGATGGGGAGGGCAGACAGGGGCGCGCAGACAGGTGCTGACCGCCCAGGGCCGCGGTGTGCCAGACTGCATAGGTCAACCTTAAACGTTCTTCCCGGCAGGGCCCCGCTGCGCCTGCCTTGTCCCTGACTGTTCAGGCGCGTGGCCCCGCCGCGCTTTCCGGAGGTTCCCCTATGACCCTTTATAAAACCCTGTTTCTGACGGCCACCCTTCTCGCCAGCGGCGCGGCAGCGGCGGTCACGCTGGTGTACGGCGCGGGCGGCGACCCGGTTTCGCTGGAAAGCGGCAACATCAACGACACGAACTCCGCCATCGTGCAAAACCAGATTTACGACACCCTCACCAAGGTGAAGCCCGGCACGCTGAATGTCGTACCCGGCCTGGCGAGCAGCTGGGTGGGGAATTCGGACCGCACGGTGTGGACGTTCAACCTGCGCCGGGGCGTGAAATTCCATGACGGCACGCCGTTCAACGCCGACGCCGTGGTGTACAACGTGAACCGCTGGTGGGATCCCGCCGCGCCCGAGGGCTTCCGCAACCAGAAAGCCTGGGAAAGCTGGAAGCTGGTCTTCGGTGACCCGAAAGGGGGCAGCAGCATCCTGAAAAGCGTGCGCAAGAACGGCGAGTTCCAGGTGATTTTCACGCTGTCGCGCGCGCTGGCGAACTTCCCCGAGATGATCGGCTCCAACTTCTTCGGCATCGCCA is a window encoding:
- a CDS encoding CGNR zinc finger domain-containing protein; protein product: MGFEGLTLLGGRLCLDFCNTAAYRATAQEQEFLKGGYADLLDWCIYAGTLSEPESTRLKGQAQNHPAQAQQTFRDALKRRATLYSLFHHLAQAEAIPPEFLQELNAAQQHAMSRRQLIRQPDGTFTWTWLPCTALSDVLDPIVASASELLVEGDLSRVRQCPGCGWLFYDSSRNRSRTWCDMQFCGNRAKARRHLAKIRTQTTPSANTGPGKA
- a CDS encoding primosomal protein N' produces the protein MTPPAASPKPWLVVVPLPLGAVDFLPPHDWRNRDGRNRDGCGAVPVGCRVLVPWRGELVVGLVVGEAEPKGAHRLREVVHVLDRPENGGPWVNPGTVAGVMAWAHDSRIPAGLIWSDLLGVGWESDDFHRVRAVGGADLSMFAKKVPGADWTDAEHFAPALLDAVREQGLLEEAFTPRPRLKTVVQARELKDVPPAARTATVIQAMEPNRKLTPKQAHALSWLAAHGPADSLSAWAKGAEVSNGVVTNLLNAGAAEYAFVQAPPPAAWAWLRENGPVDTVAAWAQGADLSPTAAGALVARGWADSLRVEAPAPDLPAPATQVDIPLLDELPEAPVWRLHGGRAAERFRALAPRVSRLLGQGRGVLVVAPDHATLRRAWDGLSGLADVSGTRAVQVTGELKDVQRAETWRLIRSGAARLVIGSSHALVAPVSDLALVVVLEEGSDAHKLLSGSRAFIPDVARRISAAQDASCAFVGTAPAAESVPAPGKVLAPPRARVHVVDYANPPEQPELGPLSSVHLTPGDLGYPLSHDLARLLRQVQERGRQAALLAPRRGYSALLRCPNCEHTPHCKNCDVPLRFHQQTREMTCHQCGYHEPIPDRCDHCGERMWKAKGPGTEWIAQEVRRLLPGFPVYRLDKDHQDDLAPIYAGEGGVVVATQLLLSQDVPPNLALIGVTLADTWLNVSDFRASERYHRLLRHLLEWHPTRAPMLLVQTFQADHPALKVVVEGRDALAYPLAEERARKELGYPPHARLAQIEVTAREAARASAAAHELAAALHGAGATELEVLGPAPSPVARLRGVYPYHLFLRVRNDTRMGELLKVIDSRTWKARVRVDVNPRGGL
- a CDS encoding DUF790 family protein, which produces MLPTDLLRFRIKDGLALPYRVKPTPTNLKMAELVIATYEGNIGKRRLELKGQLAELEAGRQDWKAVRGMAHLLGNMSTFETGVSLEPGIVRARAFALAQGQPPSRRRAGELLEQLSRELPSPQPVTAQDVQEALYGDLEDQQLLTVFDPPTPAELCQRLELAYAQGMLYRAVNLIITARRNEPAHYKQILRYLKLFGLMATVEGDANHGFTLTLDGPMSLFQNTTRYGLAMAKFLPALLHVTKWDLSATLKPLKLAWLEEHDSEWSFQLTSEDGYVSHYKPPEEHDSALESGFTERFQKLDTPWQLEREVDLVPVPGSVILPDFRLVHPEGRSALVEIVGYWRPDYLRKKFDLLKKSGRQDVIVCISERLQLDKAGVDPSELGDRAVWFKGVLPPKEVLAVAERVAVMAA
- a CDS encoding DEAD/DEAH box helicase family protein — encoded protein: MPRPVNLTLSRGTLVMYDAPDAVAPLFTWDARSQCYRAKGQAYRTVMETLMAAGIPVRDQAADFEKLTLPLARETPPYPHQIRGLNAWKKARRQGVVVLPTGGGKTFLAQLAMRDTPRSTLICVPTLDLMGQWYSGLLAAFPDANIGLLGGGSRDETPILIATYDSATRYAEELAGRYALLICDEVHHLPSDFYRTIAEMSLAPYRLGLSATPKRSDGREADLDTLIGPIVYAASPDELAGNTLAPYHEEIIKVRLSPNEQAKYDDLIRQRNDFLRQSNINISSIDGWKDFIRAGSTPQGRAAMLAHNQAKNLAYGTEGKLRVMEELLANHADERAIIFNRDNATVYRISREFLIPCITHETPMKERHATLEKFKAGEYQWLVTANVLDEGVDVPEASVAIVLSGTATERQYIQRLGRILRRSKNKHAVLYEVITEGTSEERVSQRRRGLDGQAFSEPDWENVNAPH
- a CDS encoding alpha/beta hydrolase family protein, whose amino-acid sequence is MTVTASQAQTVSPTFAQRAALFHYDPNIKPSISDDGLERRDRISIRDITLQLSPDRPAMKAYLVVPDGSGPFAGVLWVHWLGDKNSDRSEFLEEAVTLARKGTVSLLVNAMWADPDWYPTRNVDQDYHQSIQQVIDLRRAFDLLAAQPGVDSQRIGFVGHDYGGMYGAVAMALDGRVRSAVLIAMTQSFTNWAFFVKQPTSKVEYLRQNAVLDLTDYLAQLKNVNVLGQFANGDPYVSRADSLVIMNALPKKGERKFYDAGHDMVSAAAQADRLAWLTRDLNLQP
- a CDS encoding helix-turn-helix transcriptional regulator — translated: MSDWQSVQNPLAARLLIDPATRRVLAAFRGEGNTVTGAAHSLGLEPDAVLYRVRRGVRAGLLEVTGEQPRRGRRQKIYRLPLPLFVPGDLIPGGPDLLLHADEDAFTAKVRASRAAMLARGRWGLLVYPDETRVVTEISAPQQSAGTHEQLQTRQAPAIIDLHTPLKLTFEEAKTLQAQLWAIYQAQAERTGQDSNYLLRLTLYPAPY
- a CDS encoding SMI1/KNR4 family protein, which gives rise to MNFHSNVEIRDLGSLQTRDEQAEHLVVFSSVPEAYLELYRQYGAATLVFRGESGHVTYDIKHPIEAAEFYHLFLDDGRIPADLFPFAAGMGATTLYAGELKGKNGVYFCFDSYLGREEMEFVSSSLPALLMRGEGIERLIELER
- a CDS encoding serine hydrolase domain-containing protein codes for the protein MSPLLPGLFKVCRALALMVASCASFPVGAATLSPPELAAIDTYVVREMKAHRVPGVSLAIIQPGGVTFRQYGQAGQPLTPRTTFVLGSMSKSFTALAVMQLVEEGKVDLTAPVQRYLPEFRVADEAASQRITVAQLLNHTSGLPAQVAATQHLGTLAEHLPALSNVKLQHPPGTQHTYSSVGYQVLGVLIERVTREPYGEVIQHRIFDPLKMTHSFTDGTHALNLASGHRYWFGFPVAANLPFERDRLPTAGLISSAADLATYLQALMQEDGIPGVISRQGLKRLFTPTAPGDGFSYAMGWRVSIWPDRQGQNTRVIHHGGVLPHYRGKLVMLPDLKAGVVVLTNASTALPFPLAATSHRVADGLARSLLGQPLPSQTLNLSMMYLVVTLAAALVLWAELRKLLGLKRWRVPAQERPRAALSREIAWELLGLIALLIGVPLLMRVTWSEMLRSSPDLAWWMLTLAGLNAAGTAYKLRITTRRRAPVTRP